A window of Panicum virgatum strain AP13 chromosome 8K, P.virgatum_v5, whole genome shotgun sequence contains these coding sequences:
- the LOC120645540 gene encoding uncharacterized protein LOC120645540 — protein MALVRKYGKPDIFLTIMCNPNWDEIKQDLLPGQIAQDRLDLVTRVFRAKLEVLKKKLMENVILGKVWAYVYVVEFQKRGLPHAHFLLIMKRKYKLTCPEQYDLLISAELPNKKRFPELYKMGHDRASIAVRGGDNAEGNGNVDEIKQFRDAR, from the exons ATGGCATTAGTGCGGAAGTATGGGAAACCAGATATCTTCCTCACAATAATGTGCAATCCAAATTGGGATGAGATCAAACAGGACCTTTTGCCTGGCCAAATTGCACaagatcgccttgatcttgtaACTAGGGTTTTCAGGGCAAAACTTGAGGTGCTGAAGAAGAAATTGATGGAGAATGTTATCCTTGGTAAGGTTTGGGCTTATGTATATGTTGTGGAGTTTCAAAAGAGGGGGTTGCCACATGCTCACTTCTTGCTGATCATGAAACGGAAGTACAAGCTTACATGTCCTGAGCAATATGATCTTCTTATCTCAGCAGAACTTCCAAACAAGAAAAGGTTTCCTGAGTTATACAAGATG GGTCATGATCGGGCATCTATTGCTGTTAGAGGAGGTGATAATGCTGAAGGCAATGGTAATGTTGATGAGATAAAGCAGTTTAGGGATGCTCGGTGA
- the LOC120644163 gene encoding ATP-dependent DNA helicase PIF1-like, producing MPSSLRRLFATILVFCEPSDEFALWKKHLDALSEDYRRNSPSPDIATQMVLIDIRNMLQSMGKDIKTFPLPEIDEMYDDANGIPHEIFEDASVEVDIDDVSLVNSLNSEQKDAYEEIMATIDSDKGGLFFVDGPGGTGKTFLYKSLLATLRSQNKLAVATATSGVAASIMPGGRTAHSCFEIPLTIEDGSFCSFTKQSGTAKLLRQASIIIWDKASMTKRQAIEALDNSLRDIMDRPQLPFGGKTFVFGGDFRQVLPVVRTGSRAQIVDASLRRSYLWDCMRHLKLVRNMRAQSDPWFADYLLRIGGGMEEVNSDGEVKLPDEICVPYSGKASDLDTLINSIYPNLNENMLNKDYITSRAILSTRNDWVDKINMKMIGTFQGGEMEYHSFDAAVMILVTIIQLSFLTL from the coding sequence ATGCCTTCTTCACTACGAAGGCTATTTGCAACTATTTTGGTATTTTGTGAACCAAGTGATGAGTTTGCACTTTGGAAGAAACACTTGGATGCATTATCAGAGGACTATCGACGAAATAGTCCATCACCCGATATAGCCACACAAATGGTACTTATTGATATTAGAAATATGTTACAGTCAATGGGAAAGGACATTAAGACATTTCCTCTTCCGGAGATTGATGAGATGTATGATGATGCTAATGGTATTCCTCATGAAATTTTTGAGGATGCAAGCGTTGAGGTGGATATCGATGATGTGTCTTTGGTCAACTCCCTTAACTCAGAACAAAAGGACGCCTATGAGGAGATCATGGCAACAATTGATTCTGATAAAGGTGGACTCTTTTTTGTGGATGGTCCTGGCGGCACCGGAAAGACTTTCCTATACAAATCTCTTCTAGCGACACTACGAAGTCAGAACAAACTTGCCGTGGCAACAGCTACATCAGGTGTTGCAGCATCAATAATGCCTGGTGGGAGAACGGCCCACTCATGTTTCGAGATACCCCTAACCATTGAGGATGGAAGTTTTTGTAGTTTCACAAAACAGAGTGGCACTGCGAAGCTGCTCCGTCAAGCGTCTATTATTATTTGGGACAAGGCTTCTATGACGAAGAGGCAAGCTATTGAAGCACTTGACAACAGTCTACGCGATATAATGGATCGGCCTCAACTGCCATTTGGGGGTAAGACATTTGTGTTCGGAGGAGACTTTAGGCAGGTACTACCAGTTGTTAGAACGGGGTCAAGGGCTCAAATTGTCGATGCTTCGCTACGGAGATCGTACCTATGGGATTGCATGAGACATCTTAAGCTGGTTCGCAATATGAGAGCACAAAGTGACCCTTGGTTCGCGGATTATTTATTGCGCATCGGTGGTGGAATGGAAGAGGTTAATTCCGACGGTGAGGTCAAACTACCGGATGAGATTTGTGTCCCGTATTCTGGGAAGGCAAGTGACCTCGATACACTAATTAATAGCATATACCCAAATCTCAATGAGAACATGTTAAACAAAGATTACATCACTTCGAGAGCTATATTATCTACTAGGAATGATTGGGTTGATAAGATTAACATGAAGATGATAGGTACTTTCCAAGGTGGTGAGATGGAGTACCATAGTTTTGATGCTGCAGTGATGATCCTCGTAACTATTATCCAGCTGAGTTTCTTAACACTCTGA